A genomic stretch from Aedes albopictus strain Foshan chromosome 2, AalbF5, whole genome shotgun sequence includes:
- the LOC109422469 gene encoding F-box/WD repeat-containing protein 7-like isoform X1: MAEKCIVTIKEEQQHQQQCPSPLGEIKNDSVTTALTDTPTTIITSSIIPSGATAISLPSTTTVSASSTPTQSGTIDCDDDDEREESGGQPRAKDCYAWFYPTNNGVVVGHSATGNQIHLETPALEEKSNGGMNLAKPKRLSDEFYSADDDYDEDDDDEMIGGGEDGGISSSSSGSSSLAGISKSTGGDGDCEAHASLNEIKNLSITNGVGELGEDRFEQDDENSISDPIFIGEETSSCSSGHQQIVAETEEAVSERTQETEEEASRQHAEQNPLGMEQEEEIPEDEGVAALDENLDDDEDDEVDEDDVQSIDAIERRDFEQEQKLTGGIIIKNSALIPDNHRLNIELISRFSNRNRNDALAKKSQSESGKVQLITTPTSSRHAYKNCCNNPSSSNSTSNREQNSNSTTKSTVKINLSASLDSYCAATESENGPDMADGPSCSSSMASSSSSLASSSGKAATQNRQQQQLDAIFNSNSNDSLSSDRSIFIPNLQALKASAKDCPTAPSSSGVNEPGTSSSSSSPSPSSGSCSAGPSTSGATKAPSDCSLSSCATSVIKQTGECSKNINHHPLPSTSTSSSSLFSFSCPFGSADRETGEGCSSGNVSLRRFSSNGSNFVDNIADDVEPSSSSHRIRQPQLHHEHNHMEDPLLEPSQLSMPPELAASASVVDHECDEDNWADCEEGSDEEVCTCRDYTDDEGNGTNGGAGGHASSEDELPSRDVDLSSFTHMDAAEDILAHDPSTGGSAGSANNTSGSNAQTPRLHRKRKLTENRILFGSGGSRSSTGGVSESTGGLGSHCDSPSTESLNYNSRKRLALDSASSPRTLRSPSNLTSTPTTSSALGERKTPRSVIPTKDNPPPELNEWLMQFQRWTPVERLVAVDMLIEHCEPTQVRHMMKVIEPQFQRDFISLLPKELALQVLSYLEPKDLLRAAQTCRSWRFLADDNLLWKEKCKEANIVMDVTGGDRPKRGRAGNMPPISSPWKAAYMRQHIIEMNWRSRPIRTAKVLKGHDDHVITCLQFCGNRIVSGSDDNTLKVWSAITGKCLRTLVGHTGGVWSSQMSGNIIISGSTDRTLKVWNAETGQLLHTLYGHTSTVRCMHLHGNKVVSGSRDATLRVWDVDEGSCLHVLVGHLAAVRCVQYDGRLVVSGAYDYMVKVWNPERQECLHTLQGHTNRVYSLQFDGIHVVSGSLDTSIRVWDAETGSCKHALMGHQSLTSGMELRSNILVSGNADSTVKVWDIITGQCLQTLSGPNKHQSAVTCLQFNSRFVITSSDDGTVKLWDVKTGEFIRNLVALESGGSGGVVWRIRANDTKLICAVGSRNGTEETKLLVLDFDVEENLRTHSEERSSERESGSTSSSSSSSDESL; encoded by the exons ATGGCAGAAAAATGTATCGTCACGATTAAGGAAGAGCAGCAGCACCAACAGCAGTGTCCCAGCCCTTTGGGAGAGATTAAGAATGATTCCGTGACGACGGCGCTAACCGATACACCTACGACGATCATCACCAGCAGCATAATCCCATCGGGCGCGACCGCGATCAGTCTGCCATCGACAACGACGGTATCCGCCTCTTCGACTCCCACGCAATCCGGTACGATCGACTGCGACGATGACGATGAGCGGGAGGAGAGCGGGGGCCAGCCGCGCGCGAAGGACTGCTATGCGTGGTTCTATCCGACGAACAATGGCGTCGTTGTGGGACACTCCGCCACCGGAAACCAGATCCATCTGGAAACGCCAGCCCTCGAGGAGAAAAGCAACGGTGGCATGAATCTAGCGAAGCCAAAGCGACTGAGCGATGAGTTCTACTCGGCCGACGATGACTACGAcgaggacgatgacgacgagATGATTGGCGGCGGGGAAGATGGAG GTATTAGCAgtagcagcagcggcagcagcagtttAGCCGGAATCAGTAAAAGTACTGGAGGCGATGGAGATTGCGAAGCACACGCTAGCTTAAATGAGATTAAAAACCTAAGTATCACGAATGGTGTCGGGGAGCTTGGGGAGGATCGATTCGAGCAGGACGATGAAAACTCGATTTCCGATCCGATCTTCATCGGCGAGGAAACTTCGTCTTGCAGTAGCGGGCACCAGCAAATCGTAGCGGAAACCGAAGAAGCGGTGTCCGAAAGAACACAGGAGACTGAAGAAGAGGCAAGTCGGCAGCACGCGGAGCAAAACCCGCTGGGAATGGAACAGGaggaggaaatcccagaggatgAAGGTGTTGCCGCACTGGATGAGAACCTCGATGACGATGAAGATGACGAGGTGGATGAGGATGATGTGCAATCAATCGATGCAATCGAACGTCGGGATTTTGAGCAGGAACAAAAACTGACTGGCGGAATTATAATTAAAAATAGCGCTTTGATACCCGATAACCATAGACTGAATATAGAGTTAATAAGTAGATTTAGTAATAGGAACCGCAACGATGCATTGGCGAAAAAATCTCAGTCTGAGAGCGGCAAAGTTCAGCTTATAACAACGCCAACTAGCAGTAGACACGCGTACAAGAATTGTTGTAATAATCCATCTAGTTCTAATAGCACTAGTAATAGGGAACAAAACAGTAATAGTACAACAAAGTCAACGGTAAAAATTAACCTGTCAGCTAGTCTAGATAGCTACTGTGCAGCTACTGAATCAGAGAATGGGCCCGATATGGCCGATGGGCCTTCCTGTTCTTCCTCGATGGCTTCGTCCTCATCTTCTTTGGCCTCCAGTAGCGGTAAGGCGGCAACGCAGAATCGCCAACAGCAACAACTCGATGCGATCTTCAACAGCAACTCCAACGATAGCCTTTCGTCCGATCGTTCCATCTTCATCCCTAATCTGCAAGCTTTGAAAGCATCGGCCAAGGATTGCCCAACAGCACCCAGCAGTAGTGGCGTCAATGAACCTGGTACTTCATCTTCCTCTTCATCACCTTCACCTTCATCGGGGAGCTGTTCCGCTGGTCCTTCGACGTCCGGAGCAACCAAAGCACCGTCCGACTGCAGCTTATCGTCTTGCGCAACGTCGGTCATCAAACAAACTGGAGAATGCAGCAAAAACATCAACCACCATCCACTTCCCTCGACCAGCACTAGCAGTTCCTCGCTATTTTCCTTCAGCTGTCCCTTTGGCAGTGCCGATCGCGAAACAGGCGAAGGTTGCAGCAGTGGAAATGTATCCCTCAGAAGGTTTTCCTCTAATGGGTCGAATTTTGTAGACAACATCGCTGATGATGTTGAACCTTCTAGCTCGTCTCACCGCATCCGTCAGCCACAACTCCATCACGAACATAATCACATGGAAGATCCCCTACTGGAACCTTCTCAACTGTCCATGCCACCGGAACTGGCCGCATCGGCCTCGGTCGTCGATCACGAATGCGACGAAGACAATTGGGCTGACTGTGAAGAGGGCTCCGACGAGGAGGTTTGCACCTGTCGAGATTACACCGACGATGAGGGAAATGGAACTAACGGCGGAGCGGGTGGCCACGCTAGCAGCGAAGATGAACTGCCTTCTCGGGACGTTGACCTGTCCAGCTTCACTCACATGGATGCCGCGGAAGACATTTTAGCTCACGATCCGAGTACCGGTGGGAGCGCTGGAAGCGCGAACAACACCAGCGGTAGCAACGCACAAACGCCAAGACTGCATCGGAAGCGCAAATTGACCGAAAATCGAATCCTGTTCGGAAGTGGCGGAAGCCGCAGTTCGACGGGAGGAGTGTCGGAGAGCACCGGTGGGCTGGGAAGCCATTGCGATAGTCCCAGTACGGAATCGCTCAACTACAACAGTCGCAAACGATTAGCTTTAGATAGTGCCAGCTCGCCACGGACGTTGCGTAGTCCGTCTAAT CTTACTTCAACGCCTACGACATCCTCAGCGCTGGGCGAACGGAAAACTCCCCGAAGTGTAATCCCTACCAAAGATAATCCTCCTCCCGAACTGAACGAGTGGCTGATGCAATTCCAG CGATGGACACCGGTCGAGCGTCTGGTAGCTGTGGACATGCTAATCGAACACTGCGAACCAACCCAGGTTCGACACATGATGAAAGTCATCGAACCGCAGTTCCAGCGAGATTTTATCTCGCTGCTGCCCAAAGAACTGGCTTTGCAGGTCCTGTCCTATCTGGAACCTAAGGATCTCCTCCGGGCGGCTCAAACTTGTCGCAGCTGGCGTTTCCTAGCGGACGATAACCTCCTGTGGAAGGAAAAGTGCAAGGAAGCCAACATCGTGATGGACGTGACCGGTGGGGACCGACCGAAACGGGGTCGTGCCGGCAATATGCCGCCGATTTCGTCACCCTGGAAGGCGGCCTACATGCGACAGCACATCATCGAGATGAACTGGCGCTCGCGACCGATCCGTACCGCCAAGGTCCTGAAGGGCCACGACGACCACGTCATCACGTGCCTTCAGTTCTGCGGTAACCGCATCGTGTCCGGCTCGGACGATAATACACTCAAAGTGTGGTCCGCCATCACCGGAAAG TGCCTTCGAACACTGGTCGGTCACACGGGTGGCGTTTGGTCGTCGCAAATGTCCGGGAACATAATCATCTCCGGAAGTACCGACCGCACTTTGAAAGTGTGGAACGCCGAAACTGGTCAACTGTTGCACACATTGTATGGACACACTTCAACGGTCCGTTGTATGCATTTGCATGGAAATAA AGTCGTCAGTGGATCTCGGGATGCTACGTTACGTGTGTGGGACGTGGACGAGGGCAGCTGCCTGCATGTTTTGGTTGGTCATTTGGCTGCCGTTCGCTGTGTTCAATACGATGGTAGGCTGGTTGTGTCCGGAGCGTACGATTACATGGTGAAGGTGTGGAACCCGGAGCGGCAGGAGTGTCTGCACACGCTACAGGGTCACACGAATCGTGTCTACTCACTGCAG TTCGACGGCATCCACGTGGTGTCCGGTTCATTGGACACGTCGATCCGGGTGTGGGATGCGGAAACGGGCAGCTGCAAGCACGCCCTTATGGGCCATCAAAGTTTAACGTCCGGTATGGAGCTCCGGTCGAACATTTTGGTTTCGGGCAATGCCGATTCCACCGTTAAGGTGTGGGACATCATCACTGGCCAGTGCTTGCAAACGTTATCCG GACCCAACAAGCATCAGTCGGCCGTGACGTGTTTACAGTTCAACTCTCGCTTCGTGATAACCAGCTCCGACGATGGCACCGTCAAGCTGTGGGACGTTAAGACTGGCGAATTCATACGCAATCTGGTCGCCCTGGAATCCGGCGGCTCCGGTGGTGTGGTGTGGCGTATTAG AGCTAACGATACGAAGCTGATCTGCGCTGTCGGCTCGCGTAACGGAACAGAGGAAACCAAACTGCTGGTTCTCGACTTCGACGTAGAAG AAAATTTGAGAACGCACTCTGAAGAACGGTCATCCGAAAGGGAATCGGGATCTACGTCGTCATCGTCTTCTTCGAGTGATGAATCGCTTTAA
- the LOC109422469 gene encoding F-box/WD repeat-containing protein 7-like isoform X2 produces the protein MAEKCIVTIKEEQQHQQQCPSPLGEIKNDSVTTALTDTPTTIITSSIIPSGATAISLPSTTTVSASSTPTQSGTIDCDDDDEREESGGQPRAKDCYAWFYPTNNGVVVGHSATGNQIHLETPALEEKSNGGMNLAKPKRLSDEFYSADDDYDEDDDDEMIGGGEDGGISSSSSGSSSLAGISKSTGGDGDCEAHASLNEIKNLSITNGVGELGEDRFEQDDENSISDPIFIGEETSSCSSGHQQIVAETEEAVSERTQETEEEASRQHAEQNPLGMEQEEEIPEDEGVAALDENLDDDEDDEVDEDDVQSIDAIERRDFEQEQKLTGGIIIKNSALIPDNHRLNIELISRFSNRNRNDALAKKSQSESGKVQLITTPTSSRHAYKNCCNNPSSSNSTSNREQNSNSTTKSTVKINLSASLDSYCAATESENGPDMADGPSCSSSMASSSSSLASSSGKAATQNRQQQQLDAIFNSNSNDSLSSDRSIFIPNLQALKASAKDCPTAPSSSGVNEPGTSSSSSSPSPSSGSCSAGPSTSGATKAPSDCSLSSCATSVIKQTGECSKNINHHPLPSTSTSSSSLFSFSCPFGSADRETGEGCSSGNVSLRRFSSNGSNFVDNIADDVEPSSSSHRIRQPQLHHEHNHMEDPLLEPSQLSMPPELAASASVVDHECDEDNWADCEEGSDEEVCTCRDYTDDEGNGTNGGAGGHASSEDELPSRDVDLSSFTHMDAAEDILAHDPSTGGSAGSANNTSGSNAQTPRLHRKRKLTENRILFGSGGSRSSTGGVSESTGGLGSHCDSPSTESLNYNSRKRLALDSASSPRTLRSPSNLTSTPTTSSALGERKTPRSVIPTKDNPPPELNEWLMQFQRWTPVERLVAVDMLIEHCEPTQVRHMMKVIEPQFQRDFISLLPKELALQVLSYLEPKDLLRAAQTCRSWRFLADDNLLWKEKCKEANIVMDVTGGDRPKRGRAGNMPPISSPWKAAYMRQHIIEMNWRSRPIRTAKVLKGHDDHVITCLQFCGNRIVSGSDDNTLKVWSAITGKCLRTLVGHTGGVWSSQMSGNIIISGSTDRTLKVWNAETGQLLHTLYGHTSTVRCMHLHGNKVVSGSRDATLRVWDVDEGSCLHVLVGHLAAVRCVQYDGRLVVSGAYDYMVKVWNPERQECLHTLQGHTNRVYSLQFDGIHVVSGSLDTSIRVWDAETGSCKHALMGHQSLTSGMELRSNILVSGNADSTVKVWDIITGQCLQTLSGPNKHQSAVTCLQFNSRFVITSSDDGTVKLWDVKTGEFIRNLVALESGGSGGVVWRIRANDTKLICAVGSRNGTEETKLLVLDFDVEGACLKCS, from the exons ATGGCAGAAAAATGTATCGTCACGATTAAGGAAGAGCAGCAGCACCAACAGCAGTGTCCCAGCCCTTTGGGAGAGATTAAGAATGATTCCGTGACGACGGCGCTAACCGATACACCTACGACGATCATCACCAGCAGCATAATCCCATCGGGCGCGACCGCGATCAGTCTGCCATCGACAACGACGGTATCCGCCTCTTCGACTCCCACGCAATCCGGTACGATCGACTGCGACGATGACGATGAGCGGGAGGAGAGCGGGGGCCAGCCGCGCGCGAAGGACTGCTATGCGTGGTTCTATCCGACGAACAATGGCGTCGTTGTGGGACACTCCGCCACCGGAAACCAGATCCATCTGGAAACGCCAGCCCTCGAGGAGAAAAGCAACGGTGGCATGAATCTAGCGAAGCCAAAGCGACTGAGCGATGAGTTCTACTCGGCCGACGATGACTACGAcgaggacgatgacgacgagATGATTGGCGGCGGGGAAGATGGAG GTATTAGCAgtagcagcagcggcagcagcagtttAGCCGGAATCAGTAAAAGTACTGGAGGCGATGGAGATTGCGAAGCACACGCTAGCTTAAATGAGATTAAAAACCTAAGTATCACGAATGGTGTCGGGGAGCTTGGGGAGGATCGATTCGAGCAGGACGATGAAAACTCGATTTCCGATCCGATCTTCATCGGCGAGGAAACTTCGTCTTGCAGTAGCGGGCACCAGCAAATCGTAGCGGAAACCGAAGAAGCGGTGTCCGAAAGAACACAGGAGACTGAAGAAGAGGCAAGTCGGCAGCACGCGGAGCAAAACCCGCTGGGAATGGAACAGGaggaggaaatcccagaggatgAAGGTGTTGCCGCACTGGATGAGAACCTCGATGACGATGAAGATGACGAGGTGGATGAGGATGATGTGCAATCAATCGATGCAATCGAACGTCGGGATTTTGAGCAGGAACAAAAACTGACTGGCGGAATTATAATTAAAAATAGCGCTTTGATACCCGATAACCATAGACTGAATATAGAGTTAATAAGTAGATTTAGTAATAGGAACCGCAACGATGCATTGGCGAAAAAATCTCAGTCTGAGAGCGGCAAAGTTCAGCTTATAACAACGCCAACTAGCAGTAGACACGCGTACAAGAATTGTTGTAATAATCCATCTAGTTCTAATAGCACTAGTAATAGGGAACAAAACAGTAATAGTACAACAAAGTCAACGGTAAAAATTAACCTGTCAGCTAGTCTAGATAGCTACTGTGCAGCTACTGAATCAGAGAATGGGCCCGATATGGCCGATGGGCCTTCCTGTTCTTCCTCGATGGCTTCGTCCTCATCTTCTTTGGCCTCCAGTAGCGGTAAGGCGGCAACGCAGAATCGCCAACAGCAACAACTCGATGCGATCTTCAACAGCAACTCCAACGATAGCCTTTCGTCCGATCGTTCCATCTTCATCCCTAATCTGCAAGCTTTGAAAGCATCGGCCAAGGATTGCCCAACAGCACCCAGCAGTAGTGGCGTCAATGAACCTGGTACTTCATCTTCCTCTTCATCACCTTCACCTTCATCGGGGAGCTGTTCCGCTGGTCCTTCGACGTCCGGAGCAACCAAAGCACCGTCCGACTGCAGCTTATCGTCTTGCGCAACGTCGGTCATCAAACAAACTGGAGAATGCAGCAAAAACATCAACCACCATCCACTTCCCTCGACCAGCACTAGCAGTTCCTCGCTATTTTCCTTCAGCTGTCCCTTTGGCAGTGCCGATCGCGAAACAGGCGAAGGTTGCAGCAGTGGAAATGTATCCCTCAGAAGGTTTTCCTCTAATGGGTCGAATTTTGTAGACAACATCGCTGATGATGTTGAACCTTCTAGCTCGTCTCACCGCATCCGTCAGCCACAACTCCATCACGAACATAATCACATGGAAGATCCCCTACTGGAACCTTCTCAACTGTCCATGCCACCGGAACTGGCCGCATCGGCCTCGGTCGTCGATCACGAATGCGACGAAGACAATTGGGCTGACTGTGAAGAGGGCTCCGACGAGGAGGTTTGCACCTGTCGAGATTACACCGACGATGAGGGAAATGGAACTAACGGCGGAGCGGGTGGCCACGCTAGCAGCGAAGATGAACTGCCTTCTCGGGACGTTGACCTGTCCAGCTTCACTCACATGGATGCCGCGGAAGACATTTTAGCTCACGATCCGAGTACCGGTGGGAGCGCTGGAAGCGCGAACAACACCAGCGGTAGCAACGCACAAACGCCAAGACTGCATCGGAAGCGCAAATTGACCGAAAATCGAATCCTGTTCGGAAGTGGCGGAAGCCGCAGTTCGACGGGAGGAGTGTCGGAGAGCACCGGTGGGCTGGGAAGCCATTGCGATAGTCCCAGTACGGAATCGCTCAACTACAACAGTCGCAAACGATTAGCTTTAGATAGTGCCAGCTCGCCACGGACGTTGCGTAGTCCGTCTAAT CTTACTTCAACGCCTACGACATCCTCAGCGCTGGGCGAACGGAAAACTCCCCGAAGTGTAATCCCTACCAAAGATAATCCTCCTCCCGAACTGAACGAGTGGCTGATGCAATTCCAG CGATGGACACCGGTCGAGCGTCTGGTAGCTGTGGACATGCTAATCGAACACTGCGAACCAACCCAGGTTCGACACATGATGAAAGTCATCGAACCGCAGTTCCAGCGAGATTTTATCTCGCTGCTGCCCAAAGAACTGGCTTTGCAGGTCCTGTCCTATCTGGAACCTAAGGATCTCCTCCGGGCGGCTCAAACTTGTCGCAGCTGGCGTTTCCTAGCGGACGATAACCTCCTGTGGAAGGAAAAGTGCAAGGAAGCCAACATCGTGATGGACGTGACCGGTGGGGACCGACCGAAACGGGGTCGTGCCGGCAATATGCCGCCGATTTCGTCACCCTGGAAGGCGGCCTACATGCGACAGCACATCATCGAGATGAACTGGCGCTCGCGACCGATCCGTACCGCCAAGGTCCTGAAGGGCCACGACGACCACGTCATCACGTGCCTTCAGTTCTGCGGTAACCGCATCGTGTCCGGCTCGGACGATAATACACTCAAAGTGTGGTCCGCCATCACCGGAAAG TGCCTTCGAACACTGGTCGGTCACACGGGTGGCGTTTGGTCGTCGCAAATGTCCGGGAACATAATCATCTCCGGAAGTACCGACCGCACTTTGAAAGTGTGGAACGCCGAAACTGGTCAACTGTTGCACACATTGTATGGACACACTTCAACGGTCCGTTGTATGCATTTGCATGGAAATAA AGTCGTCAGTGGATCTCGGGATGCTACGTTACGTGTGTGGGACGTGGACGAGGGCAGCTGCCTGCATGTTTTGGTTGGTCATTTGGCTGCCGTTCGCTGTGTTCAATACGATGGTAGGCTGGTTGTGTCCGGAGCGTACGATTACATGGTGAAGGTGTGGAACCCGGAGCGGCAGGAGTGTCTGCACACGCTACAGGGTCACACGAATCGTGTCTACTCACTGCAG TTCGACGGCATCCACGTGGTGTCCGGTTCATTGGACACGTCGATCCGGGTGTGGGATGCGGAAACGGGCAGCTGCAAGCACGCCCTTATGGGCCATCAAAGTTTAACGTCCGGTATGGAGCTCCGGTCGAACATTTTGGTTTCGGGCAATGCCGATTCCACCGTTAAGGTGTGGGACATCATCACTGGCCAGTGCTTGCAAACGTTATCCG GACCCAACAAGCATCAGTCGGCCGTGACGTGTTTACAGTTCAACTCTCGCTTCGTGATAACCAGCTCCGACGATGGCACCGTCAAGCTGTGGGACGTTAAGACTGGCGAATTCATACGCAATCTGGTCGCCCTGGAATCCGGCGGCTCCGGTGGTGTGGTGTGGCGTATTAG AGCTAACGATACGAAGCTGATCTGCGCTGTCGGCTCGCGTAACGGAACAGAGGAAACCAAACTGCTGGTTCTCGACTTCGACGTAGAAGGTGCCTGTTTGAAATGCTCATAG